One part of the Roseomonas gilardii genome encodes these proteins:
- a CDS encoding SDR family oxidoreductase translates to MDLGLRGKRALVMGASKGLGRSVAEALAAEGVAIAISGREQASLDRVCDSLRSLGAPKALGIPADVAKAADMDALADGALAALGGVDILFLNHGGPPPSTALGLTPEMLEKWFRPAVLSPIQVANRLLPGMRERRWGRIISVGSIGIEQPIANLAISNTLRAALAGWNKTLSAEVAGEGITCNILAPGAFRTDRTTETAEAAAKKTGKSLDEVIEARAKTIPAGRMGEPDEYGPMAAFLASDKAAYLTGCIVRLDGGATLST, encoded by the coding sequence ATGGATCTCGGTCTGCGGGGCAAGCGGGCGCTGGTGATGGGCGCCTCCAAGGGCCTGGGCCGCTCGGTGGCGGAAGCCCTGGCGGCGGAAGGCGTGGCGATCGCCATTTCCGGCCGCGAGCAGGCGAGCCTGGACAGGGTCTGCGATTCGCTGCGCTCCCTCGGCGCGCCGAAGGCCCTGGGCATCCCCGCCGATGTCGCGAAGGCAGCCGACATGGATGCCCTGGCCGATGGCGCCCTGGCGGCGCTGGGCGGGGTGGACATCCTCTTCCTGAACCATGGGGGCCCGCCGCCCAGCACGGCGCTGGGGCTGACGCCGGAAATGCTGGAGAAGTGGTTCCGCCCGGCCGTGCTCTCGCCGATCCAGGTCGCCAACCGCCTCCTGCCCGGGATGCGGGAGCGCCGCTGGGGCCGGATCATCTCGGTGGGCAGCATCGGCATCGAGCAGCCGATCGCCAACCTTGCCATCTCCAACACGCTGCGCGCCGCGCTGGCAGGCTGGAACAAGACCCTCTCGGCCGAGGTGGCGGGGGAGGGGATCACCTGCAACATCCTGGCCCCTGGCGCCTTCCGCACCGACCGCACGACGGAAACCGCCGAAGCGGCGGCGAAGAAGACCGGCAAGAGCCTGGACGAGGTGATCGAAGCCCGCGCCAAGACCATCCCCGCCGGCCGCATGGGCGAGCCGGACGAGTACGGGCCGATGGCGGCCTTCCTGGCCTCCGACAAGGCCGCCTATCTCACCGGCTGTATCGTCCGGCTCGATGGCGGCGCGAC
- a CDS encoding 2-hydroxyacid dehydrogenase — MAKPSILLTRHYPPAVMERAARDYACVTRAEDGGLTGAELCRLAAGVEGILCAAGDPMDGATIAALPDSVRVLATFSVGTDHIDLEAARRRGIAVTNTPDVLSVATAEIAMLLVLMCARRAGEAERMVRAREWVGWSPTQLLGVTLEGKKLGILGMGRIGQALARMARGFGMEIHYRNRSRLAPEQEEGAVFHASDEAFLGTVDVLSMHIPGGTATRNWLDAGRIAQLHKGAIVVNTGRGSTVDDAALCAALHAGHLRAAGLDVFAGEPRIFEGYHTAPNVTLLPHLGSATEETRDAMGFRCLDNLDALLRRGEEPPHRVA, encoded by the coding sequence ATGGCAAAGCCCAGCATCCTGCTCACCCGCCACTATCCCCCTGCCGTGATGGAGCGCGCCGCACGGGACTATGCCTGCGTGACGCGGGCGGAGGATGGCGGGCTGACGGGGGCGGAACTGTGCCGCCTCGCGGCGGGGGTGGAGGGCATCCTCTGCGCCGCGGGTGATCCGATGGATGGGGCCACCATCGCGGCCCTGCCGGACAGCGTGCGGGTCCTGGCCACCTTCAGCGTCGGCACCGACCATATCGACCTGGAGGCCGCGCGGCGCCGGGGAATCGCGGTGACGAACACCCCCGACGTGCTGAGCGTGGCCACGGCGGAGATCGCCATGCTGCTGGTCCTGATGTGCGCCCGCCGCGCCGGGGAGGCGGAGCGGATGGTGCGGGCGCGGGAATGGGTCGGCTGGTCGCCCACGCAGCTCCTCGGCGTGACGCTGGAGGGCAAGAAGCTCGGCATCCTGGGCATGGGCCGCATCGGCCAGGCGCTGGCCCGGATGGCGCGGGGCTTCGGGATGGAGATCCACTACCGCAACCGCAGCCGCCTCGCCCCGGAGCAGGAGGAGGGCGCGGTCTTCCATGCCTCGGACGAGGCCTTCCTGGGCACGGTGGACGTGCTGTCCATGCATATCCCGGGCGGCACCGCGACGCGGAACTGGCTCGATGCCGGGCGGATCGCGCAGCTCCACAAGGGCGCCATCGTGGTGAACACGGGCCGGGGCAGCACGGTGGACGATGCCGCGCTCTGCGCCGCGCTGCATGCGGGGCATCTGCGCGCCGCCGGGCTCGACGTCTTCGCCGGCGAGCCGCGGATCTTCGAGGGCTATCACACCGCACCCAACGTCACCCTGCTGCCGCATCTGGGCAGCGCCACCGAGGAGACGCGCGACGCCATGGGCTTCCGCTGCCTCGACAACCTCGACGCGCTGCTGCGGCGTGGCGAGGAGCCGCCGCACCGGGTGGCCTGA
- a CDS encoding DUF6726 family protein has translation MRLILCLAALLMLSGCGLVALPFRAAGDVVQVVPIVGGPVGKPIHAVGDAID, from the coding sequence ATGCGGCTGATCCTGTGCCTCGCGGCCCTTCTCATGCTGAGCGGCTGCGGGTTGGTGGCCCTGCCCTTCCGTGCCGCGGGCGATGTGGTGCAGGTGGTACCCATCGTCGGCGGCCCTGTCGGCAAGCCGATCCATGCGGTCGGGGACGCGATCGACTGA
- a CDS encoding RluA family pseudouridine synthase, whose protein sequence is MTMTSTLSARNQTPDLSLDFIATPEQAGQRLDRVLAEVSGALSRSRVKALIEAGGARRDGQPVANPSEAVRPGARYSLHVPPPEPATPQAQAIPLTILYEDPHLIVLDKPAGLVVHPAPGNLDGTLVNALLAHAGEELTGIGGEKRPGIVHRLDKDTSGVMVVAKSEAAHHALSEAFAARDLDREYLALVWGLPSPAKGEIEGDIGRHPMDRKRMAVVTRNGKHALTRYATEQTWAGACALLRCRLATGRTHQIRVHLSHKGHPLVGDPVYLRRTPASAKSLGATAREALLAFPRQALHAATLGFRHPVTGEALSFAAPLPPDMAALLDMLKGDGE, encoded by the coding sequence ATGACGATGACGAGCACCTTGAGCGCGCGCAATCAAACCCCCGATCTTTCCCTGGATTTCATCGCCACGCCGGAACAGGCGGGGCAGCGCCTGGACCGTGTCCTGGCGGAGGTGTCAGGGGCATTGTCCCGATCCCGTGTCAAGGCGCTGATCGAAGCCGGAGGGGCGCGGCGGGATGGCCAGCCTGTCGCCAACCCTTCCGAGGCCGTGCGCCCAGGCGCGCGCTACAGCCTCCATGTCCCGCCGCCCGAGCCGGCGACACCGCAGGCCCAGGCGATCCCCCTGACCATCCTGTACGAGGACCCGCACCTGATCGTGCTGGACAAGCCGGCCGGGCTGGTCGTGCATCCGGCGCCGGGCAACCTGGACGGGACGCTGGTGAACGCTCTCCTCGCCCATGCCGGGGAGGAGCTGACGGGCATCGGCGGCGAGAAGCGCCCCGGCATCGTCCACCGGCTGGACAAGGACACCAGCGGGGTGATGGTGGTGGCGAAGTCCGAGGCGGCGCATCACGCGCTGTCAGAGGCCTTCGCCGCCCGCGACCTGGACCGGGAGTATCTGGCGCTGGTCTGGGGGCTGCCCTCGCCCGCCAAGGGGGAGATCGAGGGCGATATCGGCCGGCATCCGATGGATCGGAAGCGCATGGCCGTGGTCACGCGGAACGGCAAGCACGCCCTGACCCGGTACGCCACGGAACAGACCTGGGCGGGCGCCTGCGCCCTGCTCCGCTGCCGGCTGGCGACCGGGCGGACCCATCAGATCCGGGTCCATCTCTCGCACAAGGGCCACCCGCTGGTGGGGGACCCGGTCTATCTCCGCCGCACCCCGGCCTCGGCCAAATCCCTTGGCGCGACGGCGCGGGAGGCCCTGCTGGCCTTTCCGCGGCAGGCGCTCCATGCCGCGACGCTGGGCTTCCGCCACCCCGTCACCGGAGAGGCGCTGAGCTTCGCCGCTCCGCTGCCGCCGGATATGGCCGCCCTGCTGGATATGTTGAAGGGCGACGGAGAGTAA
- the rpoH gene encoding RNA polymerase sigma factor RpoH, with the protein MASTSMIPMAPEGNLSRYLQEIRKFPMLAPEEEYNLAKRWKDNGDEGAAHKLVTSHLRLVAKIAMGYRGYGLPVGELISEGNVGMMQAVKRFDPDRGFRLATYAMWWIRAAIQEYILHSWSLVKMGTTAAQKKLFFNLRRLKGQMAALEEGDLQPEQVEKISRVLQVPEQDVVSMNRRLASSDQSLNAPVRADSEGEWQDWLVDEGESQESELADREDMSNRRYLLDTALKTLNERERHILIERRLKDEPTTLEELSQQYNISRERVRQIEVRAFEKLQKSMKNQIAEQRLAIT; encoded by the coding sequence ATGGCTTCCACTTCCATGATTCCAATGGCTCCCGAGGGCAATCTTTCCCGCTACCTCCAGGAGATCCGCAAGTTCCCGATGCTGGCGCCGGAGGAGGAGTACAACCTCGCCAAGCGCTGGAAGGACAACGGGGACGAAGGGGCGGCCCACAAGCTCGTCACCTCCCACCTCCGCCTCGTCGCGAAGATCGCCATGGGCTACCGCGGCTACGGCCTGCCGGTGGGCGAGCTGATCAGCGAGGGCAATGTCGGCATGATGCAGGCGGTGAAGCGGTTCGATCCGGACCGCGGCTTCCGCCTCGCCACCTATGCCATGTGGTGGATCCGCGCCGCGATCCAGGAATACATCCTGCACTCCTGGTCGCTGGTGAAGATGGGCACCACCGCCGCGCAGAAGAAGCTGTTCTTCAACCTGCGCCGGCTCAAGGGCCAGATGGCGGCGCTGGAGGAAGGCGATCTGCAGCCGGAGCAGGTGGAGAAGATCTCCCGCGTCCTGCAGGTGCCGGAGCAGGATGTGGTGTCGATGAACCGCCGCCTGGCTTCCTCGGACCAGAGCCTGAACGCCCCCGTCCGCGCCGACAGCGAGGGCGAGTGGCAGGACTGGCTGGTGGATGAGGGTGAAAGCCAGGAGAGCGAGCTCGCGGACCGGGAGGACATGTCCAACCGCCGCTACCTGCTCGACACGGCGCTGAAGACTCTGAACGAGCGTGAGCGCCACATCCTGATCGAGCGCCGGCTGAAGGACGAGCCGACCACGCTGGAAGAGCTCTCGCAGCAGTACAATATCTCGCGCGAGCGTGTCCGCCAGATCGAGGTCCGTGCCTTCGAGAAGCTGCAGAAGTCGATGAAGAACCAGATCGCCGAGCAGCGTCTGGCCATCACCTGA
- a CDS encoding chloride channel protein encodes MAEMEVSETAQKAPPPRRRRFRRLRRLPLVSPRLWLRRMAFWSGAVLVGLVAIAFAALADLAGESFHRLVSHWPLLALVVSPACFALASYLTRTVFPGAQGSGIPQVIATLHMDDPGLIARVLSLRIAVGKVLLTLLGLLGGGSIGREGPTVQVGASIMQALAQRLHLPRPETRRAMVLAGGAAGVAAAFNTPLAGIVFAIEELSHSYEGRTSGNVLTAVVIGGVVSLALVGNYTYFGVTQVALPMGSAWAAVPLCAVLGGLCGGVFSWMLVRASAGLPGLAGRLLARHPVGFAALCGLLVALIGLASGGLTYGTGYAQARGLIEGETTLPASYFVTKLLATVVSYCSGIPGGIFAPSLSVGAGFGATLAEFLPVAPLGAMVLLGMVAYFSGVVQAPITAAVIVMEMTDGQNMIIPLMATSFIATGASRLICRRPLYGALAHRFLNVMERR; translated from the coding sequence ATGGCGGAGATGGAGGTGTCGGAGACAGCACAGAAGGCCCCGCCGCCACGGCGCCGGCGCTTCCGGCGGCTGCGGCGGCTGCCCCTGGTCTCGCCGCGCCTCTGGTTGCGCCGCATGGCCTTCTGGTCCGGCGCGGTACTGGTGGGCCTCGTGGCGATCGCCTTCGCTGCCCTGGCCGACCTTGCCGGCGAGAGCTTTCACCGCCTGGTCTCGCACTGGCCGCTGCTGGCGCTGGTGGTCTCGCCCGCCTGCTTCGCCCTGGCCAGCTACCTGACCCGCACCGTCTTTCCCGGCGCCCAGGGCAGCGGCATCCCCCAGGTGATCGCCACGCTGCACATGGACGATCCGGGGCTCATCGCCCGGGTGCTGTCCCTGCGGATCGCGGTGGGCAAGGTCCTGCTGACGCTGCTGGGCCTGCTTGGGGGCGGATCGATCGGGCGCGAGGGGCCGACCGTACAGGTCGGCGCCTCGATCATGCAGGCGCTGGCCCAGCGGCTGCACCTGCCCCGGCCCGAGACCCGGCGTGCCATGGTGCTGGCGGGCGGTGCGGCCGGCGTCGCCGCCGCCTTCAACACGCCGCTGGCGGGGATCGTCTTCGCCATCGAGGAACTCAGCCATTCCTATGAGGGGCGTACCAGCGGCAATGTCCTGACCGCCGTGGTGATCGGCGGCGTGGTCAGCCTGGCCCTGGTCGGGAACTACACCTATTTCGGCGTCACCCAGGTGGCCCTGCCGATGGGCTCTGCCTGGGCCGCCGTCCCGCTTTGCGCCGTGCTGGGCGGGCTCTGCGGCGGCGTCTTCAGCTGGATGCTGGTGCGCGCCTCGGCCGGCCTGCCGGGCCTGGCCGGGCGTCTCCTGGCGCGCCACCCGGTGGGCTTCGCTGCGCTCTGCGGGCTGCTGGTGGCGCTGATCGGGCTGGCCAGCGGCGGCCTGACCTATGGCACGGGCTATGCCCAGGCGCGGGGGCTGATCGAGGGGGAAACCACCCTCCCGGCCAGCTACTTCGTCACCAAACTGCTGGCGACGGTGGTCTCCTATTGCAGCGGCATTCCCGGCGGTATCTTCGCCCCGTCCCTTTCGGTCGGGGCCGGCTTCGGCGCCACGCTGGCGGAGTTCCTGCCGGTCGCACCGCTGGGCGCCATGGTGCTGCTCGGCATGGTCGCCTATTTCTCCGGGGTGGTGCAGGCGCCGATCACGGCCGCCGTCATCGTCATGGAGATGACCGACGGGCAGAACATGATCATCCCGCTGATGGCCACCTCCTTCATCGCGACCGGCGCCTCGCGCCTCATCTGCCGCCGCCCGCTCTACGGCGCCCTGGCGCACCGCTTCCTGAACGTGATGGAACGCCGCTGA
- a CDS encoding Gfo/Idh/MocA family protein: MPDDSFSATRRGLIRASGLSAMGLAIGTTGASASGAPGYPAPSDMDVGQVRNGRVVFPNWRSEAEPRTPPPPAPRPPGERVGYAIVALGRLSLEEILPAFAECKSAYPAALVTGSPQKGSVVARQYGIPETAVLGYADFETLRDLPAVKAVYVVLPNGMHREYTLRAAAIGKHVLCEKPMASTAAEAREMVEACAKAGVRLMVAYRCQYEPYNRAAIALVRSGELGKLRFIEATNVQANGAGPQWRYSKALAGGGALPDIGLYCLNATRYITGEEPVEITARRYSPPGDERWKEVEESMSFGLRFPSGVMANCLSSYGAFNDKTLRLHFEGGTVEMPDAFSYVGQRMIVSRKSGDVVGQEERKIQHRNQFALEIDHFSERVLADETPHTPGEEGLRDMQLMETVYRAAAENRPQVPEPVQAATRGPEPREE, encoded by the coding sequence ATGCCCGACGACAGTTTCTCCGCCACGCGGCGCGGCCTGATCCGCGCCTCCGGCCTGTCCGCCATGGGCCTCGCCATCGGCACAACCGGCGCATCGGCCAGTGGCGCACCGGGCTATCCGGCGCCGTCCGACATGGATGTCGGGCAGGTGCGCAACGGCCGGGTCGTCTTCCCGAACTGGCGCAGCGAGGCCGAGCCGCGCACGCCCCCGCCGCCCGCTCCGCGCCCGCCCGGGGAACGCGTGGGCTATGCCATCGTGGCGCTGGGGCGGCTGAGCCTGGAGGAGATCCTTCCCGCCTTCGCCGAGTGCAAGAGCGCCTATCCGGCGGCTCTGGTGACGGGCAGCCCGCAAAAAGGCAGCGTGGTGGCGCGGCAATACGGCATCCCGGAAACGGCGGTGCTCGGCTACGCGGATTTCGAGACGCTGCGCGACCTGCCGGCGGTGAAGGCGGTCTATGTCGTCCTGCCCAACGGCATGCACCGCGAATACACGCTGCGCGCGGCGGCGATCGGCAAGCATGTGCTCTGCGAGAAGCCCATGGCCAGCACCGCCGCCGAGGCGCGGGAGATGGTCGAGGCCTGCGCGAAGGCCGGCGTCAGGCTGATGGTCGCCTACCGCTGCCAGTACGAACCCTATAACCGCGCGGCGATCGCGCTGGTGCGGTCCGGCGAGCTGGGCAAACTGCGCTTCATCGAGGCGACCAATGTCCAGGCCAACGGGGCGGGCCCGCAATGGCGCTATTCCAAGGCTCTGGCCGGGGGAGGGGCGCTGCCCGATATCGGCCTCTACTGCCTCAACGCCACGCGCTACATCACCGGGGAGGAGCCGGTGGAGATCACCGCGCGCCGCTACAGCCCGCCGGGCGACGAGCGCTGGAAGGAGGTGGAGGAGAGCATGAGCTTCGGCCTGCGCTTCCCTTCCGGCGTGATGGCGAACTGCCTTTCCTCCTATGGCGCCTTCAACGACAAGACGCTGCGGCTGCATTTCGAGGGCGGCACCGTCGAGATGCCGGACGCTTTCTCCTATGTCGGGCAGCGCATGATCGTGTCCCGCAAGTCGGGCGACGTGGTCGGGCAGGAAGAGCGCAAGATCCAGCACAGGAACCAGTTCGCGCTGGAGATCGACCATTTCTCCGAACGCGTCCTGGCCGACGAGACGCCGCACACGCCGGGCGAGGAAGGGCTGCGCGACATGCAACTGATGGAAACCGTCTATCGCGCCGCGGCCGAGAACCGGCCGCAGGTGCCGGAGCCGGTCCAGGCCGCGACCCGCGGGCCGGAGCCCCGGGAGGAGTGA